Sequence from the Candidatus Woesearchaeota archaeon genome:
ATACTGCAATTCTAATTTCATTAGTCATGAGTAATCACAATGCCTACCGCGTCACTTCAAACCCTTTAATCTCTTCATACATCTTCATAATTTTTTTGTCATCATGCAATTTCTTACGTACAGGTTCTAACAACAAATTCAAATTCTCCGCGACAGCGTTCTTCAAATCCATAGGATGCAACGCGCCAGAAGCATAAATCTCTTCCAATGCAGAATAGCTGCCAATCGTCAAATTGCCCCCAAACTTCTCTGGTCGTTTGATCGCAATGGAGTCAACTTTTTCAAAAATAATGTATTTGCAGTATTCGAGCATAGGATTTTCAACAATTTTCTTTTCAGGACAATACGCCTTGCGAATCTTTCGTTCCACATCTTCCTTCGAATCAAGCATAAAAATCGCAGTGTCTGGTTTTGACTTAGACATCTTAAGAGCAATGCCGCGTTCAGCGCCTTCAAGTCCTTCTTTTGGCGGCTCCCCAAGACCCATGAGCATATGATGACTAACAATAACAGGTTTCCAGAATCCAAGCTTCTCACCAACCTCGCGAGCAAGAACATTGACTTTCCGTTGATCCATGCCGAGCTGGCAAATATCAGCGCCTAAGTAGAAAATATCAGCAGTCTGCATACAAGGATAAAATATCTGAGAAGCATAAAGCGCGTCTTTCTCAGAACGCCCCATAATTTCCACAGTGCGAAGCATGCGTTGTAATGTGCTCGAGCGCGCGACGTTCATCACCATTTTCCAATAATTCGTGTCTTTTGCAAGATCAGAAGCCCAGACAAATTCCACATGCTTCATATCCATATCGCATGCTTTCCACACTTCAATGTAAAATTGACCTACTTTCTGAATTTTCTCAAGATCCCCCCCCATTTTGTTGTTTGCCCACGCGTGCCAATCAGCAACGAGCATCTTGAATGTGCAGCCAGCGGCAGTCATTTTGTTAATGTTAATAGCGCGTAATAATCCTTGTGCGATATGAATGCTTGTTCCGCTCGGTTCAAATCCATCATACGCAACAGGATGTGGTTTTTTCTCAAAGAGTGTTTTCAGTTCATCATCAGTAAGAATTTCTTCACCAACACCTTTGACC
This genomic interval carries:
- a CDS encoding tyrosine--tRNA ligase, coding for MVIQKKIDLVKGVGEEILTDDELKTLFEKKPHPVAYDGFEPSGTSIHIAQGLLRAININKMTAAGCTFKMLVADWHAWANNKMGGDLEKIQKVGQFYIEVWKACDMDMKHVEFVWASDLAKDTNYWKMVMNVARSSTLQRMLRTVEIMGRSEKDALYASQIFYPCMQTADIFYLGADICQLGMDQRKVNVLAREVGEKLGFWKPVIVSHHMLMGLGEPPKEGLEGAERGIALKMSKSKPDTAIFMLDSKEDVERKIRKAYCPEKKIVENPMLEYCKYIIFEKVDSIAIKRPEKFGGNLTIGSYSALEEIYASGALHPMDLKNAVAENLNLLLEPVRKKLHDDKKIMKMYEEIKGFEVTR